From Candidatus Dormiibacterota bacterium, the proteins below share one genomic window:
- the pssA gene encoding CDP-diacylglycerol--serine O-phosphatidyltransferase, producing MRVRERTRFRRGAYLIPSLFTTGNLLCGYIAVVRSIQGEFEWAAIALFIAALLDRLDGWVARLTGTTSDFGVQFDSLADVISFGIAPALLAYMWALSALPPPWSLSPFLFLATSAARLARFNIQAPTLDKRYFVGLPTPAAACAIAASVFYDPSRVADPITGVLVMVLVITLSILMVSKVRYRSFKEIDLRRRVRWVIVIVMALVIVLVAGYPREVGLLLSFAYLLSGLLPRLRPAGQKEPRPAPAGGRDGRA from the coding sequence ATGAGAGTCAGGGAGCGGACCCGGTTCCGGCGCGGCGCGTACCTCATCCCGAGCCTGTTCACCACCGGCAACCTGCTCTGCGGCTACATCGCCGTCGTGCGCAGCATCCAGGGGGAGTTCGAATGGGCCGCGATCGCCCTGTTCATCGCCGCTCTCCTGGATCGGCTCGACGGATGGGTGGCGCGGCTCACCGGGACGACAAGCGATTTCGGCGTGCAGTTCGATTCCCTGGCGGACGTAATCTCGTTCGGCATCGCGCCGGCGCTGCTGGCTTACATGTGGGCCCTCTCGGCGCTGCCGCCGCCCTGGTCCCTGAGCCCGTTCCTCTTCCTGGCGACCAGCGCGGCCCGGCTCGCCCGCTTCAACATCCAGGCCCCCACTCTGGACAAGCGCTACTTCGTGGGACTGCCGACCCCGGCGGCCGCCTGCGCCATCGCGGCCAGCGTGTTTTACGACCCGTCGCGCGTCGCCGACCCGATCACCGGTGTGCTCGTGATGGTCCTGGTGATCACCCTGTCCATCCTGATGGTCAGCAAGGTGCGCTACCGCTCCTTCAAGGAGATCGACCTGCGTCGGCGGGTCCGCTGGGTGATCGTCATCGTGATGGCCCTGGTCATCGTCCTGGTCGCGGGGTATCCTCGCGAGGTGGGGCTGCTCCTGAGCTTCGCCTACCTTCTCTCGGGGCTCCTGCCACGTCTGCGTCCGGCCGGGCAGAAGGAGCCGAGGCCCGCCCCCGCAGGAGGACGCGATGGCCGCGCCTGA
- a CDS encoding Asd/ArgC dimerization domain-containing protein: MAAPEVARFRRRAHVAVFDATTLAAKGVKDQLVARSFPTASVRMFTSSTDPDFNLTEFAGEPVLLSPPDLDTLGNLDVAFLCGTRQEGEKYLDWAGRAGFSAIDLTGASIGAGEVPLVNASVNPEAIPAGPGVVGSPHAVAQMLSTLLAPVRRQCGLKEAVVVVLQPASERGQEGIDELYRQSVSLMNFQDMPKEVFGRQLAFNLVPGWLAEEGKGAVATHADLERQVLRVTGGGYDLGIQIVDAPVFHGHAVMAHLVLREGKGSDDLLGSYRGIDEISIGRRGDTVTPVERAGDGKILVAGVQPGLHASSFWLWAVADDLAGGRSRNAVRIAEAILEREPGRGGRT, encoded by the coding sequence ATGGCCGCGCCTGAAGTCGCCCGGTTTCGCCGCCGCGCCCACGTAGCGGTGTTCGACGCGACGACGCTCGCCGCCAAGGGAGTGAAGGACCAGCTGGTCGCGCGATCGTTCCCGACCGCCTCCGTGCGGATGTTCACCTCGAGCACCGATCCCGACTTCAATCTCACAGAGTTCGCGGGAGAGCCGGTACTCCTGTCCCCCCCCGATCTCGACACCCTGGGGAACCTGGACGTCGCGTTCCTGTGCGGCACGCGGCAGGAAGGGGAGAAGTACCTCGATTGGGCCGGGCGGGCCGGCTTTTCGGCGATCGACCTGACCGGCGCGTCGATCGGCGCCGGAGAGGTCCCTCTGGTCAACGCGTCCGTCAATCCCGAGGCGATCCCTGCCGGGCCCGGTGTCGTGGGCTCGCCGCACGCGGTGGCGCAGATGCTGTCGACGCTCCTCGCCCCCGTCCGCAGACAGTGCGGGTTGAAGGAGGCCGTGGTCGTGGTCCTGCAGCCGGCCTCCGAGCGGGGCCAGGAGGGGATCGACGAGCTGTACCGCCAGTCGGTCAGCCTGATGAACTTCCAGGATATGCCGAAGGAAGTCTTCGGGCGCCAGCTCGCGTTCAATCTCGTCCCCGGCTGGCTGGCGGAAGAGGGAAAGGGTGCGGTGGCGACGCACGCCGATCTGGAGCGGCAGGTTCTGCGCGTCACCGGAGGCGGCTACGATCTCGGCATCCAGATCGTCGACGCGCCGGTGTTTCACGGTCACGCGGTCATGGCGCACCTTGTGCTGCGCGAAGGGAAGGGCTCCGACGACCTTCTCGGCTCCTATAGAGGGATCGACGAAATCAGCATCGGGCGTCGCGGCGACACGGTCACGCCGGTCGAGCGGGCGGGCGACGGCAAGATTCTCGTGGCCGGCGTGCAGCCGGGGCTGCACGCCTCCTCGTTCTGGCTCTGGGCCGTGGCGGACGATCTGGCCGGCGGGCGATCGCGCAACGCCGTGCGCATCGCCGAGGCGATCCTGGAGCGGGAACCGGGGAGGGGGGGCCGGACGTGA
- a CDS encoding VWA domain-containing protein, translating into MAQARPWLLVPIAMLLAGTVVPHGFPAPAQSTSGLSERTTVELVLIEVYVTDGRGRPIRDLTTDDFALMVDGHAKPIHSLEFHEVSPDAQAPVTATPPAGGGTSAPSTPGSLPRRFVLFFDDSTSAAHGMTAARKATERFLDGALLPSDQVALADYDRKLRLLHDFTTDRAALTRAIEDTLGDLKRYNDYNSGQGEYEREIASLQSMGGTEVGGRHLDLLFTNYGEEFTPRSRDLLRALTTLVDSLAPYPGYKAIVFMGDGVPENPAMDFLQRFGPSSATSAFLERARKYDLSHEIQILAHDAAAAGVTLHSVQTSGQTATSGTEMRASVRRSNALETLALNTGGTRSTSNDLFKGLAEAESAGRAYYLIGYTPEGPPDGQYHTVQLRLKHVSGSLRWRRGFTRLLPEQARQRAVEAAYLLPELYSDLGVEISAVPGPAGGTARVYDLVVHLPPNRVVFVPQPKGATARLESGFVVMDESLHETVRAAREARITLTDASAQGRLGVDFYSRIRVPLGAQTITAVVSDQAAGTFGAARLKLPGIAGDHVPGTFGLSIYSMTEKSLWVEVPPGRAAAPSQDEAADYTIGPTLKTTFAVGEALACGFRLEGALPPAGLRLVIRDGARDLRSIDVPTPAQAGTAGPAPGPGSITINLPLDGLAEGDYQVVVRRKDAAGAETDAGTAPLHLRSPRGTAATETAAGG; encoded by the coding sequence TTGGCGCAGGCACGCCCGTGGCTTCTCGTCCCGATCGCCATGCTGCTCGCGGGCACGGTCGTGCCCCACGGCTTCCCCGCGCCCGCCCAGTCCACCTCCGGCCTGAGCGAGCGGACCACCGTCGAGCTCGTCCTCATCGAGGTGTACGTCACCGACGGCCGTGGCCGGCCGATCAGGGACCTCACCACGGACGATTTCGCCCTCATGGTGGACGGTCACGCCAAACCGATCCATTCGCTGGAATTCCACGAGGTCTCCCCGGACGCGCAGGCGCCCGTCACGGCAACCCCTCCCGCCGGCGGGGGCACGAGCGCGCCGAGCACGCCGGGGAGCCTCCCCCGGAGGTTCGTGCTGTTCTTCGACGACAGCACCTCGGCGGCGCATGGAATGACGGCGGCCCGCAAGGCGACGGAGCGATTCCTGGACGGCGCGCTCCTCCCGAGCGACCAGGTCGCCCTGGCCGACTACGACAGGAAGCTACGGCTCCTGCACGATTTCACCACGGACCGTGCGGCGCTGACGCGGGCGATCGAGGACACGCTCGGCGACCTGAAACGATACAACGATTACAACTCGGGGCAGGGGGAGTACGAGAGGGAGATTGCGAGCCTGCAGTCGATGGGCGGCACCGAGGTCGGGGGGAGACATTTGGATCTCCTGTTCACCAACTACGGCGAAGAGTTCACCCCACGCTCCCGGGACCTCCTGCGGGCCCTCACAACCCTGGTCGATTCCCTCGCTCCCTATCCAGGCTACAAGGCAATCGTCTTCATGGGGGACGGCGTGCCGGAGAACCCCGCCATGGACTTCCTGCAGCGCTTCGGTCCTTCGTCCGCCACGTCTGCTTTCCTCGAACGGGCCCGCAAGTACGACCTCTCGCACGAAATCCAGATTCTGGCCCACGACGCCGCGGCCGCGGGGGTGACCCTGCACAGCGTGCAGACGAGCGGGCAGACCGCCACCTCGGGCACCGAGATGCGCGCCTCCGTGCGCCGTTCCAATGCGCTCGAGACGCTCGCCCTCAACACCGGCGGCACGCGGTCGACCTCGAACGATCTCTTCAAGGGACTGGCCGAGGCGGAGAGCGCGGGTCGCGCCTACTACCTGATCGGCTATACCCCGGAAGGCCCGCCCGACGGGCAGTATCACACCGTGCAGCTGCGCCTGAAGCACGTCAGCGGATCGCTACGATGGCGGCGCGGCTTCACGCGCCTGCTCCCCGAGCAGGCGCGCCAGCGCGCGGTCGAGGCGGCCTACCTCCTCCCCGAGCTGTACTCCGACCTCGGAGTCGAGATCAGCGCCGTCCCGGGGCCGGCCGGCGGGACGGCGCGCGTCTACGACCTGGTGGTTCATCTTCCGCCCAATCGGGTCGTGTTCGTGCCGCAACCGAAAGGCGCAACCGCCCGGCTGGAGTCGGGGTTCGTCGTGATGGACGAGTCGCTGCACGAGACGGTCCGTGCGGCGCGCGAGGCTCGAATCACGCTCACGGACGCGTCCGCCCAGGGCCGCCTGGGCGTCGATTTCTACAGCAGGATCCGCGTGCCGCTCGGCGCCCAGACGATCACCGCCGTCGTCTCGGACCAGGCGGCCGGCACGTTCGGCGCGGCCCGCCTGAAGCTTCCCGGGATCGCGGGGGACCACGTCCCCGGGACGTTCGGGCTGTCGATTTACTCGATGACGGAAAAGAGCCTGTGGGTCGAGGTCCCCCCGGGCCGCGCGGCCGCGCCGTCCCAGGACGAGGCGGCCGACTACACGATCGGACCGACACTGAAGACGACGTTCGCGGTCGGCGAGGCCCTGGCCTGCGGCTTCCGCCTCGAAGGGGCGCTCCCCCCGGCCGGCCTCCGCCTGGTGATCCGCGACGGCGCGCGCGACCTGCGCAGCATCGACGTCCCCACGCCGGCGCAGGCGGGCACCGCAGGACCGGCGCCGGGCCCCGGATCGATCACGATCAACCTTCCACTGGACGGGCTCGCGGAAGGAGACTACCAGGTGGTGGTGCGCCGGAAGGATGCCGCCGGGGCCGAGACGGACGCGGGAACGGCGCCACTTCATCTGAGGTCGCCGCGCGGGACCGCGGCGACGGAAACGGCGGCCGGGGGCTGA
- a CDS encoding FtsX-like permease family protein, which yields MSYPVFIAGRYLLAQRKQAIIYVISLISVLGVIVGVAALVVVLALMTGFQDQIQDKIFGANAHLTIFSSSSGRPLDDAPAVLQRLKECEPVAAAGAVVYEKGMATSELNAAGAAVLIKGIDPQTERGITELASQVRGDLGVLSLPGAGGRERAILGKDLALNLGVGPGDVVRVIIAQANVTPFFSVPRSREFEVAGVADAGFYDYDSSRIYISLAAARRFVGLQPAQASAIEARVKAPQRLQEASQAVQKTLGSGYYVNDLIRMNRTFFSALRFEKLGMSIAIGLIVLVAALNIISILILMVMEKMRDIGVLLAMGATSQGIRRIFLMQGLIIAALGTGAGIVLGILLAWILDRYRLIALPVDVYFIPYVPFHIRPLDVVTVAVATVGVSFLATLYPSWRAARLDPSEALRYE from the coding sequence ATGTCCTACCCTGTGTTCATCGCCGGACGTTACCTGCTGGCGCAGCGCAAGCAGGCCATCATCTATGTCATCTCCCTCATCTCGGTCCTGGGGGTCATCGTCGGCGTGGCGGCGCTCGTGGTGGTCCTGGCGCTGATGACCGGCTTCCAGGACCAGATCCAGGACAAGATCTTCGGGGCGAACGCGCATCTCACGATCTTCTCCTCGTCGAGCGGCCGGCCGCTGGACGACGCCCCGGCGGTGCTGCAACGCCTCAAGGAGTGCGAGCCGGTCGCGGCGGCGGGGGCGGTGGTCTACGAGAAGGGAATGGCGACGAGCGAGCTGAACGCGGCGGGCGCCGCGGTGCTCATCAAGGGGATCGACCCGCAGACGGAGCGCGGCATCACGGAGCTCGCGTCGCAGGTGCGCGGAGATCTCGGCGTCCTGTCCCTGCCGGGAGCCGGCGGACGCGAACGCGCCATCCTGGGAAAGGACCTGGCCCTCAACCTGGGTGTGGGTCCGGGCGACGTGGTGCGCGTGATCATCGCGCAGGCGAACGTCACGCCATTCTTCAGCGTCCCCCGGAGCCGGGAGTTCGAGGTCGCGGGCGTGGCCGACGCCGGCTTCTACGATTACGACAGCAGCCGGATCTACATCTCGCTCGCGGCGGCCCGGCGTTTCGTGGGGCTCCAGCCGGCACAGGCCAGTGCAATCGAGGCGCGGGTGAAGGCTCCCCAGAGACTGCAGGAGGCGTCGCAGGCCGTGCAGAAGACACTCGGGTCCGGCTATTACGTGAACGACCTGATCCGGATGAACAGGACATTCTTCTCGGCCCTGCGGTTCGAGAAGCTCGGCATGTCGATCGCCATCGGCCTCATCGTCCTGGTGGCGGCGCTCAACATCATCTCGATCCTCATCCTCATGGTCATGGAGAAGATGCGCGACATCGGCGTCCTCCTGGCGATGGGGGCGACGTCCCAGGGCATCCGGCGCATCTTCCTCATGCAGGGCCTGATCATCGCGGCCCTCGGCACCGGCGCGGGTATCGTCCTCGGAATACTCCTCGCCTGGATCCTGGACCGCTACCGTCTGATCGCCCTTCCGGTGGACGTCTACTTCATCCCGTACGTGCCGTTCCATATCCGCCCCCTCGATGTCGTGACGGTGGCGGTGGCCACGGTGGGAGTGTCGTTCCTGGCGACGCTCTACCCTTCCTGGAGAGCGGCGCGCCTCGACCCGTCGGAGGCCCTGCGCTATGAGTAG
- a CDS encoding ABC transporter ATP-binding protein: MSSPAGEPILRCADLWKSFGPEGRRVEVLRGLDLEVRRGEMVAVLGESGTGKTTLLHLIGGIDRPDRGSILFRGRDVAAAGAHERAVYRNRDLGFVFQFHHLLPEFSAVENAMMPLLIRGEERRRARQRALALLQELGLLDSADRRPTELSGGEQQRVAVARAIVGGPALLLADEPTGNLDERNAEAVFALLFDLHRRRGMTTLFVTHSARLASKCSRVLRMEHGSLTDPAGSRYNVQAGTTQVPR, from the coding sequence ATGAGTAGCCCGGCGGGCGAGCCGATCCTGCGTTGCGCCGATCTCTGGAAGTCGTTCGGTCCGGAGGGACGGCGGGTGGAGGTGCTGCGGGGCCTTGACCTGGAGGTGCGGCGCGGGGAGATGGTCGCCGTCCTGGGAGAGTCGGGCACCGGCAAGACCACCCTTCTGCACCTGATCGGCGGCATCGATCGCCCGGACCGGGGCTCGATCCTGTTCCGGGGCCGCGACGTCGCCGCGGCCGGCGCGCACGAGCGGGCCGTCTATCGCAACCGTGACCTGGGGTTCGTGTTCCAGTTCCATCACCTCCTGCCGGAGTTCAGCGCCGTCGAGAACGCCATGATGCCCCTCCTGATCCGCGGGGAGGAGCGGCGCCGGGCCCGGCAGCGCGCCCTGGCGCTGCTGCAGGAGCTCGGGCTCCTCGACAGTGCCGACAGGCGGCCCACGGAGCTGTCGGGGGGCGAGCAGCAGAGGGTGGCGGTGGCGCGCGCCATCGTCGGCGGTCCGGCCCTGCTCCTGGCCGACGAGCCGACGGGCAATCTGGACGAGAGAAACGCCGAGGCCGTCTTCGCGCTCCTCTTCGACCTGCACCGCCGGCGCGGCATGACCACCCTGTTCGTCACCCACAGCGCCCGACTGGCCTCCAAGTGCAGCCGTGTCCTGAGGATGGAGCACGGTTCCTTGACGGATCCGGCGGGCAGCCGGTACAATGTGCAAGCAGGAACCACGCAGGTTCCCCGCTGA
- a CDS encoding ATP-dependent Clp protease ATP-binding subunit: MFEKYTEKAKKVLFLARYEASQMGSKVIGSEHLLLGLIKEGDDLVRDLFGRSGVNLELLRAELEARGPSGEKQAAPIEIPFSEETKKILACAEEEAERLLHPYVSDEHILLGLLRVEDSAAGRILAEKGMRLYALREDTVAVWKQRALPKKVKETPFLNEFARDLSEMAARQVFDPLIGRENELQRMIQVLSRRRKNSIVLLGEPGVGKTALVEGLAQRIAEGSVPVSLSRKRILALDLCLIVAGTKYRGQFEERLKGIISEIIGNEDIIIFIDEIHSLIGAGSAEGSLDAASIIKPALSRGEVQCIGATTPKDYHRYIEKDRALVRRFQPIRLHPPTEDETLLILSGVKERYEKFHQVRYTEEGLRAAVSLSNRYITDRFLPDKAIDVIDEAGARVKLRRRMNYREIRDLERDIERAVSSMKNYLFRKDFEKAVKQHDEEILLRKKYDEFKVREEEERRAVLEVTQEDIEEVISKWTGIPISSVKKEEAERLIRMEEFLHRRIVGQDEAISALARATRRQRAGLKNPLRPVGSFIFLGPTGVGKTEVAKGIAEFLFGDEKSLVRFDMSEYMEKHAIAKMIGSPPGYVGYEEGGQLTERVKRRPYSVILLDEIEKAHPDVLNVLLQVLEDGQITDAFGDTIDFKNGLVVMTSNIGSQLIQKGRSMGFRSPDDRQRDYRERRDLVLKEVKTVLNPEFINRVDEIIVFDALSDDDLLAIARLMISQLNASLADRGVRLTLTDEAYRWLIDKTCSDRSYGARPLRRAIQKNIEDALSESLILGKFPENGEIEIFVDQERLAFREPIEIAR; the protein is encoded by the coding sequence ATGTTCGAGAAGTACACGGAGAAGGCCAAGAAGGTCCTGTTCCTCGCCCGCTACGAGGCCAGCCAGATGGGGAGCAAGGTGATCGGCTCCGAGCACCTGCTCCTGGGACTGATCAAGGAAGGCGACGACCTGGTCCGTGATCTGTTCGGCCGCTCCGGTGTCAACCTGGAGCTGCTGCGGGCCGAGCTGGAGGCCCGCGGACCGTCGGGGGAAAAGCAGGCGGCCCCCATCGAGATCCCGTTCAGCGAAGAGACCAAGAAGATCCTGGCGTGCGCCGAGGAGGAGGCGGAGCGCCTCCTGCATCCGTACGTCAGCGACGAGCACATCCTGCTCGGCCTCCTGCGCGTCGAGGACTCCGCGGCCGGCCGCATCCTGGCCGAGAAGGGGATGCGTCTGTACGCCCTGCGCGAGGACACGGTCGCCGTGTGGAAGCAGCGGGCGCTGCCGAAAAAGGTCAAGGAGACGCCGTTCCTCAACGAGTTCGCGCGCGATCTCTCGGAGATGGCGGCGCGCCAGGTGTTCGATCCCCTCATCGGGCGCGAGAATGAGCTGCAGCGGATGATCCAGGTGCTGTCGCGACGGCGCAAGAACAGCATCGTGCTCCTGGGCGAGCCCGGCGTCGGCAAGACGGCGCTCGTCGAGGGGCTGGCGCAGAGGATCGCCGAAGGGAGCGTGCCGGTGTCCCTCTCCCGCAAGCGCATCCTGGCTCTCGATCTGTGCCTCATCGTGGCCGGCACCAAGTACCGCGGCCAGTTCGAGGAGCGCCTGAAGGGGATCATCTCCGAGATCATCGGGAACGAGGACATCATCATCTTCATCGACGAGATCCACTCGCTCATCGGGGCGGGCTCCGCGGAGGGCTCGCTCGACGCGGCCAGCATCATCAAGCCGGCCCTGTCGCGCGGCGAGGTGCAGTGCATCGGTGCCACCACGCCTAAGGATTATCACCGTTACATCGAGAAGGACCGGGCGCTGGTGCGCCGCTTCCAGCCCATCCGCCTTCACCCGCCCACGGAGGACGAGACCCTCCTGATCCTGAGCGGCGTCAAGGAGCGCTACGAGAAGTTCCACCAGGTCCGCTACACGGAGGAGGGGCTGCGCGCCGCCGTCTCGCTGTCCAACCGCTACATCACCGATCGCTTCCTTCCCGACAAGGCGATCGACGTGATCGACGAGGCCGGGGCGCGCGTCAAGCTTCGCCGGCGCATGAATTACCGCGAGATCCGGGACCTCGAGCGTGACATCGAGCGCGCCGTCAGCAGCATGAAGAATTACCTGTTCCGCAAGGACTTCGAAAAGGCGGTGAAGCAGCACGACGAGGAGATCCTCCTCAGGAAGAAGTACGACGAGTTCAAGGTGCGCGAGGAGGAGGAGCGCCGCGCCGTCCTCGAGGTGACCCAGGAGGACATCGAAGAGGTGATCTCCAAGTGGACCGGGATCCCGATCTCCTCGGTGAAGAAGGAGGAGGCGGAGCGGCTCATCAGGATGGAGGAGTTCCTGCACCGGCGCATCGTCGGGCAGGATGAGGCGATCTCGGCCCTGGCGCGCGCCACCCGGAGGCAGCGCGCGGGGCTGAAGAACCCGCTGCGGCCGGTCGGCTCGTTCATCTTCCTGGGTCCGACCGGCGTCGGCAAGACGGAGGTGGCCAAGGGGATCGCCGAGTTCCTGTTCGGCGACGAGAAGTCGCTCGTGCGCTTCGACATGTCGGAGTACATGGAGAAGCACGCCATCGCCAAGATGATCGGCTCGCCCCCCGGCTACGTCGGCTACGAGGAGGGCGGGCAGCTCACCGAGCGCGTGAAGCGGAGGCCCTACAGCGTGATCCTGCTGGACGAGATCGAGAAGGCCCACCCCGACGTGCTGAACGTCCTCCTTCAAGTCCTGGAGGACGGCCAGATCACCGACGCCTTCGGAGACACGATCGACTTCAAGAACGGCCTCGTGGTGATGACGAGCAACATCGGCTCCCAACTGATCCAGAAGGGCCGGTCCATGGGATTCCGCAGCCCGGACGATCGGCAGCGCGACTACCGCGAGCGCCGCGATCTGGTGCTGAAGGAGGTCAAGACCGTCCTCAATCCCGAGTTCATCAACCGCGTCGACGAGATCATCGTCTTCGACGCGCTGTCGGATGACGACCTGCTGGCGATCGCCCGCTTGATGATCAGCCAGCTCAACGCCAGCCTGGCGGATCGGGGGGTCCGCCTGACGCTCACCGACGAAGCGTACCGCTGGCTGATCGACAAGACGTGCAGCGATCGTTCCTACGGCGCGCGCCCGCTCCGCCGTGCCATCCAGAAGAATATTGAGGATGCCCTGTCGGAGAGTCTCATTCTCGGAAAGTTCCCCGAGAACGGGGAGATCGAGATCTTCGTCGATCAGGAGCGGCTGGCCTTCCGGGAGCCGATCGAGATCGCCCGCTGA